The following proteins are encoded in a genomic region of Dasypus novemcinctus isolate mDasNov1 chromosome 21, mDasNov1.1.hap2, whole genome shotgun sequence:
- the ZMYND15 gene encoding LOW QUALITY PROTEIN: zinc finger MYND domain-containing protein 15 (The sequence of the model RefSeq protein was modified relative to this genomic sequence to represent the inferred CDS: inserted 3 bases in 2 codons) encodes MLAETERRRGRRGKAGSGPERRRGGVRGAGPPPPTSSRSPPGGRRERSEQRAAGTCPRAPAQPRLRAQPSPLTKVAESGRAHPGRGRDARTQCPRALCHPRHGPWARATLTSRPPPVVFTFEKWWRLQSGPRLGAPEDMEFVSGYRDEFLDFAALLFGWFRKFVAERGAXGTSLEGRWRQLEAQIRRLPQDPALWVLHVLPNRSVGISLGQGAEPGAGPGLGAARLLGDEPPLHLRDLSPYVSFVSLEDGEEGEEEEEEEEEEEKGEEEGAGTEKVGLKEDGEPVTXQQESPQEANPPGEPAEAEQEARGAEDGCREVHAEDETGTEKRRGRRSEAAPLHLSCLLLVTDEHGTILGIDLLTDGAQGSAGRGSGTENLTHLAPRAYALLCHSMACPMGSGDPRKPRQLTVGDPQLHRELESLVPRLGVKLAKTPMRTWGPRPGFTFASLRARTCHVCHRHSFEVKLTPCPQCSAVLYCGEACLRADWRRSPDDVSHRFWCPRLAAFMERAGELATLPFTYTAEVTSETFNKEAFLASRGLTRGYWTQLSMLIPGPGTPRHPRGNTPSLSLLLNGDPYQLLQGDGPALMPPVPPDPPRGLLVRWRDYYTWRGLGLDSPMAVLLTYPLTVYYVITHLVPQSFPELNIQNKQSLKIHVVEAGKEFDLVMVFWELLVLLPHVALELQFVGDGLPPESDQQHFTLQRDGPEVSVRPGSGVSARLSSGTKEKGGRRDLQIKVSARPYHLLQGPKPDLVIGFNSGFGLKDTWLSSLPRLQSLRVPAFFTESSEYGCVMDDQTMAVATGGGTSPPRPNPFRSPFRLRAADNCMPWYCNAFIFHLVYKPPQGSGARLAPGPAPPAPTPAAPPAPGRRRRGEKKPGRGARRRRR; translated from the exons ATGTTGGCAGAAACCGAAAGGAGACGCGGGCGGCGGGGCAAGGCGGGCAGTGGCCCCGAGCGCCGCCGCGGTGGGGTCAGGGGtgccggcccccccccccccacctcctccaggtCGCCCCCGGGCGGGAGGCGAGAACGCAGCGAGCAGCGGGCGGCTGGCACCTGCCCCCGGGCGCCCGCACAGCCCCGGCTCCGGGCGCAGCCGAGTCCACTCACCAAGGTGGCAGAGTCCGGCCGCGCGCACCCTGGCCGGGGCAGGGACGCGCGGACGCAGTGTCCGCGGGCGCTGTGCCACCCGAGGCATGGGCCGTGGGCTCGGGCAACCCTGACGTCACGACCGCCCCCCGTGGTATTTACCTTCGAAAAGTGGTGGCGGCTGCAG TCTGGGCCCAGACTCGGTGCTCCTGAAGACATGGAGTTTGTATCTGGATACCGGGATGAGTTCCTCGATTTCGCTGCCCTCCTCTTTGGCTGGTTCCGCAAGTTCGTGGCCGAGCGTGGGG GTGGGACCAGCCTTGAGGGCCGCTGGCGACAGCTGGAGGCCCAGATCAGAAGGCTGCCCCAGGACCCGGCCCTTTGGGTGCTCCACGTCTTGCCCAACCGTAGTGTGGGCATCAGCCTGGGACAAGGGGCAGAGCCAGGcgctgggccaggcctgggggctgCTCGGCTCCTGGGAGATGAGCCCCCACTCCATCTGCGAGACCTGAGCCCCTATGTCAGCTTTGTCAGCCTGGAggatggggaggaaggagaggaggaggaggaagaggaggaggaggaggagaagggagaagaggagggTGCAGGCACAGAGAAGGTGGGGCTCAAGGAGGATGGGGAGCCAGTCAC ACAGCAGGAGTCCCCCCAGGAAGCAAACCCTCCAGGGGAGCCGGCGGAGGCTGAGCAGGAGGCCAGAGGCGCGGAGGATGGCTGCCGAGAGGTCCACGCAGAGGACGAAACAGGGACTGAGAAGAGGAGAGGACGGAGGAGTG AGGCTGCCCCCCTGCACCTCTCCTGCCTCTTACTGGTGACAGATGAACATGGCACCATCTTGGGCATTGACCTGCTAACGGATGGAGCCCAGGGGAGTGCAGGCCGGGGCTCAGGGACAGAGAACCTAACTCACCTGGCTCCTCGGGCCTACGCTCTCCTCTGCCACAGCATGGCCTGCCCCATGGGGTCTGGGGACCCCCGAAAGCCCCGTCAGCTTACCGTGGGAGACCCCCAGCTGCATCG AGAGCTGGAGAGCCTGGTCCCAAGACTGGGAGTGAAGTTGGCCAAGACGCCAATGAGGACATGGGGTCCCCGGCCGGGCTTCACCTTTGCCTCCCTTCGGGCTCGAACCTGCCATGTTTGTCACAGGCATAGCTTTGAAGTGAAACTGACGCCCTG CCCTCAGTGTAGTGCTGTCTTGTACTGTGGAGAGGCTTGTCTCCGGGCCGACTGGCGACGGTCTCCAGATGATGTGAGCCACCGATTCTGGTGCCCCAGGCTGGCAGCCTTCATGGAGCGGGCAGGAGAACTGGCAACTCTGCCTTTTACCTATACTGCAG AGGTGACCAGTGAAACTTTCAACAAGGAGGCATTCCTGGCCTCCCGGGGCCTCACTCGTGGCTACTGGACCCAGCTCAGCATGCTGATTCCAGGCCCTGGCACCCCCAGGCACCCCCGGGGCAACACGCCATCCCTCAGCCTTCTTCTCAATG GAGATCCCTACCAGCTTCTCCAGGGGGACGGGCCTGCCTTGATGCCTCCTGTGCCCCCAGATCCACCCAGAGGCCTCTTGGTGAgatggagg GATTACTACACATGGCGGGGCCTTGGCTTGGACTCCCCCATGGCCGTGCTTCTCACTTACCCCCTGACAGTGTACTACGTCATCACCCACCTCGTGCCCcaatcct TCCCTGAGCTCAACATCCAGAACAAACAGTCGCTGAAGATCCACGTGGTGGAGGCCGGGAAGGAGTTTGACCTTGTCATGGTGTTCTGG GAGCTCTTGGTCCTGCTCCCCCATGTGGCCCTGGAGCTGCAGTTTGTGGGTGACGGCCTGCCCCCTGAGAGTGACCAGCAGCATTTTACCCTACAGAGG GATGGCCCTGAGGTGTCTGTCCGCCCTGGATCCGGGGTATCAGCACGGCTCAGCTCTGGGACTAAGGAGAAAGGGGGCCGCAGGGACCTGCAGATCAAGGTGTCAGCGCGGCCCTACCACCTGCTCCAGGGGCCCAAGCCTGACCTGGTTATCG GATTTAACTCTGGCTTTGGTCTCAAGGACACTTGGCTGAGCTCTCTGCCCCGGTTACAG TCGCTCCGCGTGCCGGCCTTCTTCACCGAGAGCAGCGAGTACGGCTGCGTGATGGACGACCAGACCATGGCTGTGGCCACCGGCGGGGGCACCAGCCCGCCGCGCCCCAACCCCTTCCGCTCTCCCTTTCGCCTCCGAGCAGCCGACAACTGCATGCCCTG
- the MED11 gene encoding mediator of RNA polymerase II transcription subunit 11: protein MATYNLANERLRALEDIEREIGAILQNAGNVILELSKEKTNERLLDRQAAAFTASVQHVEAELSAQIRYLTQVATGQPHEGSSYSSRKDCQMALKRVDYARLKLNDVARTCEQMLEN from the exons ATGGCTACCTACAACCTGGCGAACGAGCGACTGCGCGCCCTGGAAGACATCGAACGGGAAATCGGTGCCATCCTCCAGAACGCAG GTAACGTGATCCTCGAACTGTCCAAGGAAAAAACCAATGAGCGGCTCCTAGACCGGCAGGCGGCGGCCTTCACGGCTTCGGTGCAACACGTAGAGGCGGAGCTGTCGGCTCAGATCCGCTATCTCAcccag GTGGCCACAGGGCAGCCCCATGAAGGCTCCAGCTACTCTTCAAGGAAAGACTGTCAGATGGCCCTGAAGCGAGTGGACTATGCCCGTCTCAAGCTCAATGATGTGGCCCGCACCTGTGAGCAGATGCTGGAAAACTAA
- the CXCL16 gene encoding C-X-C motif chemokine 16 translates to MWWGRRPPSRTFLLLLPALLTLPGDGNEGSVAGSCPCDRLFPLRSPPEANYLRHFRKQLRGYNICSHYIRFQLRSKRVCGYSKEPWVLNLKDCFDRKECGHAHLESQAHRQHLPPPSTQVPEPTEQAPSDMGTFVQTYLSSTLQSSQQPTLPAGVPSLEKVLTFRKEATIPILGHNLASGPEAENPQQRAENVGPAAGSSAIVPVLSLLVIIFILTGILLYVLYKRRRERSLQYSPGKQAL, encoded by the exons ATGTGGTGGGGCCGGCGACCCCCGTCCCGCACGTTCCTGCTCCTACTGCCGGCGCTGCTGACTCTGCCAG gtgatGGCAACGAAGGCAGTGTGGCAGGAAGTTGTCCCTGTGATCGATTATTTCCTTTGCGCTCCCCCCCAGAGGCTAACTACCTGAGACATTTCCGAAAGCAACTGAGAGGCTACAATATCTGTTCACATTACATCAG GTTCCAGCTACGCTCCAAGAGAGTGTGTGGGTACAGCAAAGAACCATGGGTTCTGAACTTGAAGGACTGTTTTGACCGCAAAG AATGTGGACATGCTCACTTGGAGAGTCAGGCCCATCGGCAGCATTTACCTCCCCCCAGCACCCAGGTTCCTGAGCCCACAGAACAGGCACCTTCAGACATGGGCACCTTTGTCCAGACCTACCTGTCATCGACCCTGCAGTCTTCCCAGCAGCCCACCCTTCCAGCAGGAGTGCCATCCTTGGAAAAAGTGCTCACCTTCCGCAAAGAAGCCACCATTCCCATTCTGGGTCACAACTTGGCATCTGGGCCAGAGGCTGAGAACCCACAGCAGCGAGCTGAAAATGTGGGACCTGCAGCTGGGTCATCAGCCATAGTGCCAGTGCTGTCCCTCCTGGTCATCATCTTCATCCTCACTGGAATTCTACTCTATGTGCTGTACAAGAGAAGGAGGGAGCGGTCACTGCAATACTCTCCAGGTAAACAGGCCCTCTGA